The following are encoded in a window of Arctopsyche grandis isolate Sample6627 chromosome 4, ASM5162203v2, whole genome shotgun sequence genomic DNA:
- the LOC143910952 gene encoding uncharacterized protein LOC143910952 isoform X3 gives MDTLAMSLDETRQSQRPYRYGMVLLCIGALINWLGLAEHYAEPVRYIGVACIIAGALLICAAMCCWLQAPMTRPQQQNQQIDDPIHVITVPDEEVMQQKPPDYDSVAGAPPTYDDAIKLDPSYLLPSVHLPSHSNHRIGERSPSRSISRNLRNDQTLSNAAINTLLRSSSNVGRESIPGQLEGVITEIPSNTIQIPQTPPPPYRPSRTIR, from the exons CAATGTCACTGGACGAGACAAGACAGTCACAAAGACCATACCGTTACGGTATGGTTTTGCTTTGCATTGGTGCACTGATTAACTGGTTAGGACTAGCGGAACATTATGCTGAGCCAGTGAGGTACATAGGCGTTGCATGCATCATAGCCGGAGCACTGCTCATTTGTGCTGCCATGTGTTGCTGGTTACAAGCTCCAATGACAAGACCTCAACAACAAAATCAGCAG aTAGATGATCCTATTCATGTAATAACAGTTCCAGATGAAGAAGTAATGCAACAAAAGCCTCCAGATTACGATTCAGTTGCTGGAGCTCCACCCACATATGATGATGCCATAAAACTCGACCCAAGTTACTTATTGCCATCGGTGCATTTACCGAGTCACAGTAATCATAGGATTGGAGAAAGATCACCATCTCGCAGCATTTCTAGAAATTTGAGAAACGATCAAACCTTATCTAATGCAGCTATCAATACTCTTTTACGATCATCTAGCAATGTTGGAAGAGAATCTATTCCGGGACAATTAGAGGGTGTTATTACAGAAATTCCAagcaatacaatacaaataccaCAAACACCGCCTCCTCCATATCGACCATCCCGAACAATCAGATGA
- the LOC143910952 gene encoding uncharacterized protein LOC143910952 isoform X2 yields the protein MERYFDDGAMSLDETRQSQRPYRYGMVLLCIGALINWLGLAEHYAEPVRYIGVACIIAGALLICAAMCCWLQAPMTRPQQQNQQIDDPIHVITVPDEEVMQQKPPDYDSVAGAPPTYDDAIKLDPSYLLPSVHLPSHSNHRIGERSPSRSISRNLRNDQTLSNAAINTLLRSSSNVGRESIPGQLEGVITEIPSNTIQIPQTPPPPYRPSRTIR from the exons CAATGTCACTGGACGAGACAAGACAGTCACAAAGACCATACCGTTACGGTATGGTTTTGCTTTGCATTGGTGCACTGATTAACTGGTTAGGACTAGCGGAACATTATGCTGAGCCAGTGAGGTACATAGGCGTTGCATGCATCATAGCCGGAGCACTGCTCATTTGTGCTGCCATGTGTTGCTGGTTACAAGCTCCAATGACAAGACCTCAACAACAAAATCAGCAG aTAGATGATCCTATTCATGTAATAACAGTTCCAGATGAAGAAGTAATGCAACAAAAGCCTCCAGATTACGATTCAGTTGCTGGAGCTCCACCCACATATGATGATGCCATAAAACTCGACCCAAGTTACTTATTGCCATCGGTGCATTTACCGAGTCACAGTAATCATAGGATTGGAGAAAGATCACCATCTCGCAGCATTTCTAGAAATTTGAGAAACGATCAAACCTTATCTAATGCAGCTATCAATACTCTTTTACGATCATCTAGCAATGTTGGAAGAGAATCTATTCCGGGACAATTAGAGGGTGTTATTACAGAAATTCCAagcaatacaatacaaataccaCAAACACCGCCTCCTCCATATCGACCATCCCGAACAATCAGATGA
- the LOC143910952 gene encoding uncharacterized protein LOC143910952 isoform X1, with amino-acid sequence MYNCEMCCKGCCGFFKKLCGAMSLDETRQSQRPYRYGMVLLCIGALINWLGLAEHYAEPVRYIGVACIIAGALLICAAMCCWLQAPMTRPQQQNQQIDDPIHVITVPDEEVMQQKPPDYDSVAGAPPTYDDAIKLDPSYLLPSVHLPSHSNHRIGERSPSRSISRNLRNDQTLSNAAINTLLRSSSNVGRESIPGQLEGVITEIPSNTIQIPQTPPPPYRPSRTIR; translated from the exons CAATGTCACTGGACGAGACAAGACAGTCACAAAGACCATACCGTTACGGTATGGTTTTGCTTTGCATTGGTGCACTGATTAACTGGTTAGGACTAGCGGAACATTATGCTGAGCCAGTGAGGTACATAGGCGTTGCATGCATCATAGCCGGAGCACTGCTCATTTGTGCTGCCATGTGTTGCTGGTTACAAGCTCCAATGACAAGACCTCAACAACAAAATCAGCAG aTAGATGATCCTATTCATGTAATAACAGTTCCAGATGAAGAAGTAATGCAACAAAAGCCTCCAGATTACGATTCAGTTGCTGGAGCTCCACCCACATATGATGATGCCATAAAACTCGACCCAAGTTACTTATTGCCATCGGTGCATTTACCGAGTCACAGTAATCATAGGATTGGAGAAAGATCACCATCTCGCAGCATTTCTAGAAATTTGAGAAACGATCAAACCTTATCTAATGCAGCTATCAATACTCTTTTACGATCATCTAGCAATGTTGGAAGAGAATCTATTCCGGGACAATTAGAGGGTGTTATTACAGAAATTCCAagcaatacaatacaaataccaCAAACACCGCCTCCTCCATATCGACCATCCCGAACAATCAGATGA